The following are encoded together in the Cololabis saira isolate AMF1-May2022 chromosome 5, fColSai1.1, whole genome shotgun sequence genome:
- the cfap57 gene encoding cilia- and flagella-associated protein 57: MASVISQPHFIFGLRRNVRNNLCFLDEQTVLYPSGNSFVCHNYIQRSQRFISGSDQTQSISALAISVNRRYLAVSECGEKATVTVFDLRHEQGRKRKVLNTGDLHLKEFLCLAFSPDSKYLIGQTGEPEWTLILWLWEKNKVVATVKTTTSNNPAAQVSFNPHNNLQFCLSGTGVFKLFRYAEGALKRSSSAKVESLNLLCHAWMSDSRVVAGTDTGRLLVFESGELRKELKMTSTAVLGHTDWQLKMKRIQENDVREGPTISRISAILSYSKGFVCTTGPGTVWLFEKTEENIYRKSREIQIPPDPYGDNLTPEEWLEIDTVCMSPAEETLAVSTSQGQLYSVNISSPDKSRADRNCCLSVHQGERLHFEFLSQPFHFRAITGLSVCIRKPLVATSSLDCSVRIWNYETKDLELYKGFQEEAHSVALHPTGLFILVGFSDKLRLMNLVLNDIRTFMEFPVRGCKECAFSHGGHMFGAVDGNDIHIYSATSFENILNLKGHSRKVLGLEWGLDDRRLVSCGMDGAVYEWNMETGKRESVSILKSCSYTGAAFSSNYKTILAVGTDFSLKEIQDCQVLKEVPGDDVAHAALAVSPSGRVVFTGTSSGTIRAITYPLPLQKEWITQQAHCGPVTKMVITCDDRFLLTVSEDGCLLISEIMDKEGQRLKSNKQIVHSEEILVTKADLEEKTQNLLELNMRLEEQQMEKEYQLRLKEMSYNEKLREISDKFLRETEALKAEQEIMKTDMEKCKHEHQESSAIVALNHSRELDDLVLSYSQRLIVEHEKHRGLQQKHESMQEDYEKQQKCAEESRSRALEELTQEYETRLQEKTQLLTQCQENAELKISELQEIVKQMEEDGEKMIHVIQMSYEKKLHAEKESHANLRRQTDVMTHKLNRVQTDVSDKCADVYKLKQERQNLLGSVGSLESNIQNLRRQISEQEQRSQEQDKRTSVLKKKNLDLEKVKFVLESQLNDLIKQTEHQQEDVKRKEDTIHQLEEELLQMDKNNTQLKLTVSDLKLKLTARDKELRKEAEKVKNTETLLGRLKSDLHECVGFIQEPSKLKDSILKIYSSYVSKTDRVEERSVDDVQKVLKQQHSRLEETVNSLRMKLTKSEEKHEKVYCRMMAEKATVAAENNELQKELLLVRRQLKDCESQLLLLKNKSGPKTEKGPEEDSKPREGQQNHLLDHVFA, from the exons gttcagacCAAACTCAGAGCATCAGTGCTCTGGCCATCAGTGTGAACCGTCGTTACCTGGCGGTGTCAGAGTGCGGAGAGAAAGCCACCGTCACTGTTTTTGACCTGCGGCACGAGCAGGGCAGGAAGAGGAAAGTTCTGAATACTGGGGATCTGCATTTGAAGGAATTTCTGTGCCTGGCGTTTTCCCCCGATTCCAAGTATCTGATCGGCCAAACAGGGGAGCCGGAGTGGACGTTGATCCTCTGGctttgggaaaaaaacaaagtggTGGCAACAGTGAAGACAACAACCTCAAATAATCCTGCAGCGCAG GTGAGCTTCAACCCCCACAACAACCTGCAGTTTTGTTTGAGTGGCACGGGCGTGTTCAAGCTGTTTCGCTACGCAGAGGGAGCCCTGAAACGAAGCAGCTCTGCAAAGGTGGAGTCTTTGAACCTCCTGTGTCATGCATGGATGTCGGATAGTAGGGTCGTTGCTGGAACGGACACGGGCAGGCTGCTCGTGTTTGAATCAGGGGAGCTGCGCAAGGAGCTGAAGATGACTTCTACAGCTGTGCTGGGGCACACTGACTG GCAACTGAAGATGAAGAGGATCCAAGAAAATGATGTCAGGGAAGGTCCGACTATCTCTCGCATCTCAGCTATTCTGTCTTACTCCAAGGGCTTTGTGTGCACGACGGGTCCTGGCACCGTATGGCTGTTTGAAAAGACAGAGGAGAACATTTACAGGAAAAGCCGGGAGATACAG ATCCCTCCAGATCCTTATGGCGACAATTTAACCCCAGAAGAGTGGCTGGAGATTGACACGGTGTGCATGAGTCCAGCAGAAGAGACTCTGGCCGTCAGCACCAGCCAAGGACAGCTGTACAGCGTCAACATTTCATCCCCTGATAAGAGCAGG GCTGATAGAAACTGTTGTCTCTCTGTCCATCAGGGGGAACGTCTACATTTTGAGTTCTTGTCCCAGCCCTTCCACTTTCGTGCCATCACTGGTTTGTCCGTCTGCATTCGCAAGCCCCTGGTAGCCACGAGCTCTCTGGACTGCTCTGTCCGCATATGGAACTACGAgacaaa gGATCTAGAGTTGTACAAGGGGTTCCAGGAGGAGGCTCACAGTGTAGCTCTGCACCCCACCGGCCTCTTCATCCTGGTGGGCTTTTCAGACAAACTCCGGCTGATGAACCTGGTTTTAAACGACATCCGTACCTTCATGGAGTTCCCAGTGCGTGGCTGCAAAGAG TGTGCTTTTAGCCATGGTGGCCACATGTTTGGAGCTGTTGATGGCAACGACATTCACATCTATTCTGCTACATCTTTTGAGAATATTCTCAACCTGAAGGGTCACAGTAGAAAG GTACTTGGCCTTGAATGGGGTTTGGATGACCGGCGGCTGGTGTCCTGTGGGATGGATGGAGCTGTGTATGAGTGGAACATGGAGACAGGGAAGAGGGAGTCAGTGAGCATCCTCAAGTCCTGCAGCTACACGGGTGCTGCTTTCTCTTCCAACTATAAGACCATCTTGGCTGTGGGAACAGACTTCAGCCTGAAAGAGATCCAGGACTGTCAG GTTCTGAAGGAAGTTCCAGGTGATGACGTAGCCCACGCTGCTCTTGCAGTGTCTCCCTCCGGCCGGGTGGTTTTCACTGGAACCTCCAGTGGAACAATCAGAGCCATCACGTATCCATTACCCCTCCAGAAGGAATGGATCACCCAGCAGGCCCACTGTGGCCCGGTCACCAAG ATGGTGATCACATGTGACGATCGGTTCCTGCTGACGGTGTCTGAAGACGGCTGTCTGTTGATATCGGAGATCATGGATAAGGAGGGTCAGAGACTGAAGAGTAACAAGCAGATCGTCCACTCGGAGGAGATCCTGGTCACAAAGGCAGACCTGGAGGAGAAG ACCCAGAACCTGCTGGAGCTGAACATGCGTCTGGAGGAGCAGCAGATGGAGAAAGAGTACCAGCTCCGCCTGAAGGAGATGAGCTACAACGAGAAGTTGAGGGAGATTTCTGACAAGTTCCTCCGGGAAACGGAGGCTCTGAAAGCAGAACAAGAG ATCATGAAAACAGACATGGAGAAGTGTAAGCATGAGCATCAGGAGAGTTCTGCCATAGTTGCCCTGAATCACTCAAGAGAGCTGGACGATTTAG TGCTGTCCTACAGCCAGAGGCTGATCGTGGAGCACGAGAAGCACCGGGGTCTTCAGCAAAAACATGAAAGCATGCAGGAGGACTATGAGAAGCAGCAGAAGTGTGCAGAGGAGAGCAGATCCCGAGCTCTGGAGGAGCTCACACAAGAGTACGAGACAAGGCTGCAGGAGAAGACTCAGCTCCTCACTCAG TGTCAGGAGAACGCAGAGTTGAAGATCTCTGAGCTTCAAGAGATCGTAAAGCagatggaggaggacggggagaAGATGATCCATGTTATCCAAATGAGTTACGAGAAGAAGCTGCACGCTGAGAAAGAGAGCCACGCAAACCTGAGGAGACAGACTGATGTCATGACACATAAG TTAAACCGCgtacagacagacgttagtgaCAAATGTGCAGACGTTTACAAGCTGAAGCAGGAACGGCAGAATCTGCTGGGATCTGTTGGCTCCCTGGAGAGCAACATCCAGAATCTGAGGAGACAGATCTCTGAACAGGAGCAGAGGAGCCAGGAGCAG GATAAAAGGACGTCTGTCCTGAAAAAGAAGAATCTGGACTTGGAGAAAGTCAAGTTTGTCCTGGAGTCGCAGCTGAATGACTTAATAAAGCAGACTGAGCATCAGCAAGAGGACGTAAAGAGGAAGGAGGACACGATCCATCAG CTGgaagaggagctgctgcagatgGACAAGAACAACACTCAGCTGAAGCTCACCGTCTCAGACCTGAAGCTCAAACTGACGGCCAGAGATAAAGAGCTGCGCAAGGAGGCGGAGAAA GTAAAAAATACGGAGACGCTTCTTGGGCGACTCAAGTCGGATCTGCATGAGTGTGTCGGCTTCATCCAGGAGCCGAGTAAACTGAAGGACAGCATACTGAAGATTTACTCCAGCTACGTGTCAAAGACCGACAGG GTGGAGGAACGCAGCGTAGACGACGTTCAGAAAGTACTGAAGCAGCAGCACAGTCGCCTGGAGGAGACCGTCAATAGTCTGAGGATGAAACTGACAAAGTCAGAGGAGAAGCATGAGAAGGTCTACTGCAGGATGATGGCG GAAAAAGCCACTGTGGCTGCTGAAAACAACGAGCTGCagaaggagctgctgctggtgagaCGTCAGCTTAAAGACTGCGAGTCTCAGCTGCTCCTGTTAAAGAA taaatcaggccctaagacaGAGAAAGGACCGGAAGAGGACAGTAAACCCAGGGAAGGTCAGCAGAACCATCTCCTCG ACCACGTTTTTGCCTAA